In the genome of Lonchura striata isolate bLonStr1 chromosome 22, bLonStr1.mat, whole genome shotgun sequence, one region contains:
- the PPP6C gene encoding serine/threonine-protein phosphatase 6 catalytic subunit, with the protein MAPLDLDKYVEIARLCKYLPENDLKRLCDYVCDLLLEESNVQPVSTPVTVCGDIHGQFYDLCELFRTGGQVPDTNYIFMGDFVDRGYYSLETFTYLLALKAKWPDRITLLRGNHESRQITQVYGFYDECQTKYGNANAWRYCTKVFDMLTIAALIDEQILCVHGGLSPDIKTLDQIRTIERNQEIPHKGAFCDLVWSDPEDVDTWAISPRGAGWLFGAKVTNEFVHINNLKLICRAHQLVHEGYKFMFDEKLVTVWSAPNYCYRCGNIASIMVFKDVNTREPKLFRAVPDSERVIPPRTTTPYFL; encoded by the exons ATGGCGCCGCTGGACCTGGACAAGTACGTGGAGATCGCGCGGCTCTGCAAGTACCTGCCCGAGAACGACCTCAAG CGCCTCTGTGACTATGTTTGTgacctgctgctggaggagtcCAACGTCCAGCCCGTCTCTACTCCCGTCACCGTCTGCGGGGACATCCACGGGCAG TTCTATGACCTGTGCGAGCTGTTCCGGACCGGCGGGCAGGTTCCCGACACCAACTATATCTTCATG GGGGACTTTGTAGACCGAGGGTATTACAGCCTCGAGACGTTCACATACCTGCTTGCACTAAAAGCCAAGTGGCCTGACCGCATCACGCTGCTGCGAGGCAACCACGAGAGCCGGCAGATCACCCAGGTGTACGGGTTCTACG ATGAGTGCCAAACCAAATACGGGAACGCCAACGCCTGGAGGTACTGCACCAAAGTCTTCGACATGCTCACGATAGCAGCT CTAATAGACGAGCAGATCCTGTGCGTGCACGGAGGCCTCTCCCCAGACATCAAGACCCTGGACCAGATCCGGACCATTGAGCGGAACCAGGAAATCCCTCACAAAGGCGCCTTCTGCGACCTGGTGTGGTCGGACCCGGAGGACGTGGACACGTGGGCCATCAGCCCGCGCGGGGCGGGCTGGCTCTTCGGGGCCAAGGTCACCAACGAG TTTGTTCACATCAACAACCTGAAGCTGATCTGCAGAGCGCACCAGCTCGTCCACGAAGGATACAAATTCATGTTTGATGAGAAGTTGGTAACGGTATGGTCAGCTCCCAACTACTGCTACCGCTGCGGGAACATCGCCTCCATCATGGTCTTTAAAGATGTAAATACAAGAGAACCAAAGTTATTCCGCGCAGTTCCAGACTCAGAGCGTGTCATTCCTCCCAGGACAACCACGCCGTACTTCCTCTGA
- the RABEPK gene encoding rab9 effector protein with kelch motifs, with the protein MAPWALPLLQPGRRPRPGRWYRLSPCGERPRGRVGLGCLLLPGRVLLLAGADPAGAFADAHFLELAPLRWVPAGWRGLRPRYEHATFLPAGRAPRLWVFGGAHPAGNRSCVQALDPETGTWESPAVRGEQPQPRTFHSSSAAVGARLFVFGGGDKGAEPVKDQRLHVFDTATLSWSQPETRGDPPSPRHGHAVVAVGTKLFIHGGLAGDVFYNDLFCIDTTDLRWEKIPATGDVPGGRASHSSAAFQEHLYIFGGIGPDGPLDTTYKYHTGRQHWTLLQFESPLPSGRLDHAMCVIPWQAGAQGDTGDSPAGTEAPVAAGDRAQGLREDCAGSSVHLLFVFGGMDTQGQIHRECLVTLIE; encoded by the exons aTGGCGCCGTgggcgctgccgctgctgcagccggggcggcggccgcgcccggGACGGTG GTACCGGCTAAGCCCTTGCGGggagcggccccgcggccgcgtGGGACTCggctgcctcctcctccccggccgcgtcctgctgctggccggtGCCGACCCCGCCGGCGCCTTCGCGGACGCGCACTTCCTGGAGCTGG CCCCGCTGCGCTGGGTCCCCGCCGGCTGGCGCGGGCTGAGGCCGCGCTACGAGCACGCCACGTTCCTGCCCgccggccgcgccccgcgcctCTGGGTGTTCGGCGGAGCCCACCCCGCCGGGAACCGCAGCTGCGTTCAGGCGCTGGACCCCG AAACAGGAACGTGGGAGAGCCCTGCAGTGAGGGGGGAGCAGCCACAACCTCGCACATTCCACTCGTCCTCGGCGGCCGTCGGGGCGCGGCTGTTCGTGTTCGGCGGTGGAGACAAGGGGGCAGAGCCGGTGAAAGACCAGCGGCTGCACGTGTTCGACACAG CCACCCTGAGCTGGTCCCAGCCTGAGACTCGTGGTGATCCCCCTTCTCCTCGGCACGGACACGCCGTGGTTGCAGTTGGGACCAAACTCTTCATCCACGGGGGTTTAGCTGGAGATGTTTTTTACAATGACCTGTTCTGCATTGATACCA CTGACTTGAGATGGGAGAAGATCCCGGCCACCGGGGATGTCCCGGGAGGACGGGCATCCCACTCCTCGGCAGCGTTCCAGGAGCACTTGTACATTTTTGGTGGAATAGGTCCAGATGGGCCACTGGACACCACGTACAAGTATCACACAG gaaggcagCACTGGACACTCCTGCAGTTTGAATCTCCCCTGCCCAGCGGGAGGCTGGACCATGCCATGTGTGTCATTCCCTGGCAGGCTGGGGCACAAGGGGACACAGGAGACAGCCCAGCTGGGACAGAGGcacctgtggcagcaggggaCAGAGCTCAGGGCCTGCGAGAGGactgtgctggcagctctgtccATCTGCTGTTCGTGTTTGGGGGCATGGACACTCAGGGGCAGATTCACAGGGAGTGCCTGGTCACGCTCATCGAGTAA
- the ARPC5L gene encoding actin-related protein 2/3 complex subunit 5-like protein encodes MARSTLSSRFRRLDIDQYDENRFVEEPEEAAAAEPDAGPEVEALLRHRRTGEALRAFHAAIRSSPGSSRSQAVKEQAQGTMLKVLTSFKSSEIEQAVNSLDRNGVDLLMKYIYKGFEKPTENSSAILLQWHEKALAVGGLGSIIRVLTARKTV; translated from the exons atGGCGCGGAGCACGCTCTCGTCCCGCTTCCGCCGCCTCGACATCGACCAGTACGACGAGAACCGCTTCGTGGAGGAGCccgaggaggcggcggcggccgagCCCGATGCCGGCCCCGAGGTGGAGGCGCTGCTCAGGCA CCGCCGCACGGGCGAGGCGCTCCGCGCCTTCCACGCCGCCATCCGCagctccccgggcagcagccggaGCCAGGCCGTGAAG GAGCAGGCGCAGGGAACGATGCTTAAAGTCCTCACATCTTTTAAAAGCAGTGAAATAGAACAAGCGGTGAATTCCTTAGACAGAAACGGTGTTGATTTGTTAATGAAGTACATTTATAAAGGATTTGAAAAGCCAACAGAAAACAGCAGTGCAATATTACTCCAGTGGCATGAAAAG GCACTGGCAGTAGGAGGCCTGGGCTCCATTATAAGAGTTCTCACAGCAAGAAAGACTGTCTAA